The Sesamum indicum cultivar Zhongzhi No. 13 linkage group LG1, S_indicum_v1.0, whole genome shotgun sequence genome includes a window with the following:
- the LOC105170699 gene encoding uncharacterized protein LOC105170699 isoform X1 encodes MIPFRIMDSRNSEMEESISPLMANRNAMRDDRPGIPQLFTSVPTLNDAASYLAETTSIFTRCFTDISNLKSFGHFCYSFSLPIRPVSEDTDGQEMLSFVSGEARVLTDNRNASPSASVSSVSESIDTKYAAPVVHSAITRSTAGESSQNSDVLLQSNNTNQSGISIFQGLIERVRRTVRGSADDIGWLQQAVDMPPVEDGTGRFMEILDDIRHGLHWLPNTMVYLLVPGLFSNHGPLYFVNTKTSFLKMGLTCHIAKIHSEASVEKNAKEIKEYIEEIYWGSRKQVLLLGHSKGGVDAAAALSMYWDDLKDKVAGLALAQSPYGGSPIASDILREGQLGDYVNIRKLMEILICKVIKGDMQALEDLTYERRKDFLRKYHLPEELPVVSFHTEASISPAVLATLSRVAHAELPMFSPLSAGQPTTLPVVIPLGAAMAACAQLLQIRYGEKSDGLVTRRDAEVPGSVVVRPTRKLDHAWMVYSSLDDDPLEANASQVCEALLTLLVEVGHKKRHEITRKDE; translated from the exons ATG ATACCCTTTCGCATAATGGATTCTAGAAATTCCGAGATGGAAGAGTCCATCTCACCGCTTATG GCAAATAGGAATGCGATGAGGGACGATCGTCCTGGGATACCGCAATTGTTTACATCAGTGCCAACTCTCAATGATGCTGCTTCTTATCTCGCGGAAACGACGTCTATCTTCACTCGCTGCTTCACCGATATTTCGA ACTTAAAAAGCTTTGGCCACTTCTGCTACTCTTTCTCATTACCAA TACGACCTGTATCTGAAGACACTGATGGGCAGGAAATGTTGTCATTTGTTTCTGGAGAAGCCAGAGTCTTGACTGATAACAGAAATGCATCGCCAAGTGCAAGTGTTTCATCTGTATCTGAATCAATTGATACCAAGTATGCTGCGCCGGTAGTCCATAGTGCAATAACCAGGAGCACAGCTGGAGAGTCTTCTCAAAATTCTGATGTGCTTTTGCAATCAAATAACACTAACCAGAGTGGCATTTCCATCTTTCAGGG CCTCATTGAAAGGGTGAGGAGGACTGTTCGAGGCTCTGCTGATGACATTGGATGGCTACAACAAGCAGTAGACATGCCACCCGTTGAAGATGGAACTGGAAGATTCATGGAAATACTTGATGATATAAG GCATGGTTTGCACTGGTTGCCGAACACAATGGTCTACTTGTTAGTACCAG GTCTTTTCAGCAACCATGGACCTCTTTATTTTGTGAACACAAAAACAAGTTTTTTGAAGATGGGCCTCACCTGTCATATAGCCAAAATTCACAGTGAG GCTTCAGTGGAGAAGAATGCCAAAGAGATAAAGGAATATatagaagaaatatattgGGGTTCCAGGAAACAAGTTTTGCTACTTGGCCATAGTAAAGGTGGAGTGGATGCCGCCGCCGCTTTATCCATGTATTGGGATGACCTGAAAGATAAGGTTGCTGGATTAGCATTAGCACAGAGTCCATATGGTGGTAGTCCAATTGCTTCAGATATCTTGCGTGAAGGTCAGCTTGGCGATTATGTTAATATCCGTAAGCTGATGGAAATCCTGATTTGTAAAGTGATAAAG GGTGACATGCAGGCTCTAGAAGATTTAACTTATGAGAGAAGGAAGGACTTCCTGAGAAAATACCATTTACCCGAGGAGCTCCCCGttgtttcttttcatactGAAGCGAGCATTTCTCCAGCTGTCTTGGCCACGTTATCCCGTGTTGCCCACGCAGAACTACCTATGTTTTCCCCTCTGTCTGCTGGCCAACCCACGACGCTTCCTGTTGTGATCCCTCTTGGTGCTGCAATGGCAGCCTGTGCGCAGCTGCTTCAAATTAGGTATGGTGAGAAGAGTGACGGGCTGGTAACTCGCCGTGATGCAGAGGTTCCAGGCTCAGTCGTGGTTCGGCCAACACGTAAGCTAGATCATGCTTGGATGGTTTATTCATCTTTAGATGATGATCCATTAGAGGCGAATGCTTCTCAAGTGTGTGAAGCTCTTCTGACCTTGCTTGTTGAGGTTGGGCACAAAAAGAGACATGAAATTACCAGGAAAGATGAGTGA
- the LOC105174146 gene encoding LOW QUALITY PROTEIN: type III polyketide synthase A (The sequence of the model RefSeq protein was modified relative to this genomic sequence to represent the inferred CDS: inserted 2 bases in 1 codon) has product MSNIIINSNKNGATKLSPPPASGRVATPGKATILAIGKAFPNQLVPQDFLVEGYIRDTKCDDLAIKEKLERLCKTTTVKTRYTVMSKEILDQYPELATEGSPTIKQRLEIANPAVLKMAKEASLACLKEWNRPPSHITHIVYVSSSEIRLPGGDLYLAAELGLRNDVGRVMLYFLGCYGGVTGLRVAKDIAENNPGSRVLLTTSETTILGFRPPNKARPYDLVGAALFGDGAASVVLGAELRCXQQFLPETSNVIDGRLSEEGIYFKLGRDLPQKIEENIEDFCKKLMVKAGLKEYNELFWAVHPGGPAILNRLESNLGLDSQKLDCSRRALMDFGNVSSNTIFYVMEYMREELRKKENGEEWGLALAFGPGITFEGILLRSL; this is encoded by the exons ATGTccaacatcatcatcaacagcAACAAAAATGGTGCAACTAAGCTATCGCCTCCACCAGCTTCTGGACGTGTTGCCACTCCAGGAAAGGCAACCATACTCGCCATCGGGAAAGCCTTCCCCAACCAACTCGTTCCTCAGGATTTCTTGGTCGAGGGCTATATTCGTGACACTAAGTGCGATGATTTGGCCATCAAGGAGAAACTCGAGCGCCTAT GCAAAACGACTACTGTGAAAACCAGATACACAGTAATGTCCAAAGAAATACTGGATCAATACCCTGAACTAGCAACAGAAGGCTCTCCGACAATCAAACAGCGCCTGGAAATAGCAAATCCCGCCGTCTTGAAGATGGCAAAGGAAGCAAGCTTAGCATGCCTCAAAGAATGGAACAGGCCACCATCACACATCACCCACATCGTCTACGTTTCTTCCAGCGAAATCCGCTTACCCGGCGGCGATCTCTACCTCGCCGCCGAACTCGGCCTCAGAAACGACGTCGGCCGCGTAATGCTATACTTCCTAGGCTGCTACGGCGGCGTCACGGGCCTCAGAGTCGCTAAAGACATAGCCGAAAACAATCCAGGAAGTCGTGTTTTGCTGACCACTTCCGAGACGACGATTCTTGGCTTTCGACCGCCGAATAAAGCTCGCCCTTATGATCTCGTCGGGGCGGCGCTGTTCGGAGACGGAGCAGCCTCGGTGGTTCTTGGAGCTGAACTTCGCTG TCAGCAGTTCTTGCCGGAAACCAGCAACGTGATCGACGGGCGGCTGTCTGAAGAGGGCATATACTTCAAACTCGGGAGGGACTTACCTCAGAAGATCGAGGAAAACATTGAGGACTTCTGCAAGAAGCTGATGGTGAAAGCGGGTCTGAAGGAGTACAATGAGCTGTTCTGGGCAGTTCATCCGGGGGGACCGGCGATCCTGAACAGGCTGGAGAGCAACCTCGGATTGGACAGTCAAAAGCTGGATTGCAGCAGAAGGGCATTGATGGATTTTGGCAACGTTAGCAGCAATACCATATTCTATGTGATGGAGTATATGAGGGAGGAGTTGAGGAAGAAAGAGAATGGTGAAGAGTGGGGGCTTGCTTTGGCTTTCGGGCCTGGTATTACGTTTGAAGGCATTCTTCTTAGGAGTCTTTGA
- the LOC105170699 gene encoding uncharacterized protein LOC105170699 isoform X2: MDSRNSEMEESISPLMANRNAMRDDRPGIPQLFTSVPTLNDAASYLAETTSIFTRCFTDISNLKSFGHFCYSFSLPIRPVSEDTDGQEMLSFVSGEARVLTDNRNASPSASVSSVSESIDTKYAAPVVHSAITRSTAGESSQNSDVLLQSNNTNQSGISIFQGLIERVRRTVRGSADDIGWLQQAVDMPPVEDGTGRFMEILDDIRHGLHWLPNTMVYLLVPGLFSNHGPLYFVNTKTSFLKMGLTCHIAKIHSEASVEKNAKEIKEYIEEIYWGSRKQVLLLGHSKGGVDAAAALSMYWDDLKDKVAGLALAQSPYGGSPIASDILREGQLGDYVNIRKLMEILICKVIKGDMQALEDLTYERRKDFLRKYHLPEELPVVSFHTEASISPAVLATLSRVAHAELPMFSPLSAGQPTTLPVVIPLGAAMAACAQLLQIRYGEKSDGLVTRRDAEVPGSVVVRPTRKLDHAWMVYSSLDDDPLEANASQVCEALLTLLVEVGHKKRHEITRKDE; the protein is encoded by the exons ATGGATTCTAGAAATTCCGAGATGGAAGAGTCCATCTCACCGCTTATG GCAAATAGGAATGCGATGAGGGACGATCGTCCTGGGATACCGCAATTGTTTACATCAGTGCCAACTCTCAATGATGCTGCTTCTTATCTCGCGGAAACGACGTCTATCTTCACTCGCTGCTTCACCGATATTTCGA ACTTAAAAAGCTTTGGCCACTTCTGCTACTCTTTCTCATTACCAA TACGACCTGTATCTGAAGACACTGATGGGCAGGAAATGTTGTCATTTGTTTCTGGAGAAGCCAGAGTCTTGACTGATAACAGAAATGCATCGCCAAGTGCAAGTGTTTCATCTGTATCTGAATCAATTGATACCAAGTATGCTGCGCCGGTAGTCCATAGTGCAATAACCAGGAGCACAGCTGGAGAGTCTTCTCAAAATTCTGATGTGCTTTTGCAATCAAATAACACTAACCAGAGTGGCATTTCCATCTTTCAGGG CCTCATTGAAAGGGTGAGGAGGACTGTTCGAGGCTCTGCTGATGACATTGGATGGCTACAACAAGCAGTAGACATGCCACCCGTTGAAGATGGAACTGGAAGATTCATGGAAATACTTGATGATATAAG GCATGGTTTGCACTGGTTGCCGAACACAATGGTCTACTTGTTAGTACCAG GTCTTTTCAGCAACCATGGACCTCTTTATTTTGTGAACACAAAAACAAGTTTTTTGAAGATGGGCCTCACCTGTCATATAGCCAAAATTCACAGTGAG GCTTCAGTGGAGAAGAATGCCAAAGAGATAAAGGAATATatagaagaaatatattgGGGTTCCAGGAAACAAGTTTTGCTACTTGGCCATAGTAAAGGTGGAGTGGATGCCGCCGCCGCTTTATCCATGTATTGGGATGACCTGAAAGATAAGGTTGCTGGATTAGCATTAGCACAGAGTCCATATGGTGGTAGTCCAATTGCTTCAGATATCTTGCGTGAAGGTCAGCTTGGCGATTATGTTAATATCCGTAAGCTGATGGAAATCCTGATTTGTAAAGTGATAAAG GGTGACATGCAGGCTCTAGAAGATTTAACTTATGAGAGAAGGAAGGACTTCCTGAGAAAATACCATTTACCCGAGGAGCTCCCCGttgtttcttttcatactGAAGCGAGCATTTCTCCAGCTGTCTTGGCCACGTTATCCCGTGTTGCCCACGCAGAACTACCTATGTTTTCCCCTCTGTCTGCTGGCCAACCCACGACGCTTCCTGTTGTGATCCCTCTTGGTGCTGCAATGGCAGCCTGTGCGCAGCTGCTTCAAATTAGGTATGGTGAGAAGAGTGACGGGCTGGTAACTCGCCGTGATGCAGAGGTTCCAGGCTCAGTCGTGGTTCGGCCAACACGTAAGCTAGATCATGCTTGGATGGTTTATTCATCTTTAGATGATGATCCATTAGAGGCGAATGCTTCTCAAGTGTGTGAAGCTCTTCTGACCTTGCTTGTTGAGGTTGGGCACAAAAAGAGACATGAAATTACCAGGAAAGATGAGTGA
- the LOC105170689 gene encoding E3 ubiquitin-protein ligase BRE1-like 1 produces the protein MGSTGEADKKRRHFSSISPTAGAAKKQPLAPLSEEKKLDAAVLQFQNHKLIQKLETQKVEINALEDRLCQLKDKQLSYEKTLAVVNSSWEELVDDLESRSHCTLDSVKHGRGFGHHLIKDDGDSLPEDALLSRLLETGATESSSTSSASTILNPTEEDKKIDGGRTKNPKSILPNIVASFDDLNNLKHRLYTVSLKTFSSNGQSQKVVSSDLQTEVKNLRMAVLKLHLKHKSLAGELQSHRDTDAKNKAVLKHLKGELESTISELEESNRKLAILKAERDVAKGAFFPVLNRGNQQVTTDKARDKQKDLQEMESSLKELLDQSTSRLHELKRLHEDRIDILRHLSNLQSNLKNVKSICSSKAYLLLKDQLAKARADVAQYQALYEKLQVEKESLYWREKESHMKSELADVLHRTSAVADSRISDLELEIQRYIKEKDLIETKLQEASKEPGRREIIAEFKALVSSFPEKMGSMQNHLAKHKESAADIHRLRANVKSLTDVIGRKAKELETLSSRSAQQNSEVQRLQAMISDLKVTEKDLKLFLEMYGHQLVDSREISEARSSEIKAWAHVQGLKSSLDERNLELRVKVAIEAEAKAQQRLAASEAEIAELRQKLEASKREKAGLSDVLKSKHEETEAYLSEIETIGQAYDDMQTQNQQLLQQITERDDYNVKLVLEGVRARQTEDALLMEKRMLEKAVQQTKKTVDFYDYKAGKIEDQLKGYSDHMQRLAEDRVQNAAALENTQRRLLDVRKSSQQLMGILDEAQSQVEGSRGSLAQLQIELEKERFERKRVEEDLDTLRRKAEQLKSQAEGSSVAEKLRQELKEYKEILKCSVCLDRRKEVVITKCYHLFCSPCVQRVIETRHRKCPVCAASFGANDVKPVYI, from the exons ATGGGTAGTACAGGTGAAGCTGACAAGAAACGACGTCACTTTAGTTCCATATCGCCCACCGCCGGTGCGGCCAAGAAACAGCCTCTTGCTCCGTTATCGGAGGAAAAAAAG CTCGATGCAGCAGTACTTCAATTTCAGAATCATAAACTCATACAGAAGTTGGAAACTCAGAAGGTTGAGATTAATGCTCTCGAAGACAGATTGTGCCAGTTGAAAGATAAACAACTGTCATATGAGAAAACCTTAGCTGTGGTCAATAGTTCGTGGGAAGAG CTGGTTGATGACTTGGAATCACGTTCTCATTGCACACTGGATTCCGTGAAACATGGGCGAGGTTTTGGACACCACCTTATCAAAGATG ATGGCGATTCACTTCCAGAAGATGCGTTACTGAGCCGGCTCTTAGAAACAGGTGCAACCGAGAGTAGCTCGACCAGCTCAGCCAGTACAATATTGAATCCAACTGAAGAAGATAAGAAAATAGATGGTGGAAGGACAAAGAACCCAAAGAGCATACTCCCTAATATAGTGGCTTCTTTTGATGATCTGAACAATTTGAAGCATAGATTGTACACAGTATCTTTGAAGACATTCTCATCTAATG GACAGAGCCAGAAGGTGGTTTCTTCTGATTTGCAGACTGAGGTTAAGAATTTGAGAATGGCAGTCCTCAAGCTTCACTTGAAACATAAATCCCTGGCTGGTGAACTGCAGAGCCATAGAGACACTGATGCCAAGAATAAAGCTGTTTTGAAGCATTTGAAAG GAGAATTAGAGAGTACGATTTCTGAACTGGAAGAAAGTAACCGTAAATTGGCAATTCTAAAAGCAGAAAGAGATGTTGCAAAGGGGGCATTCTTCCCTGTTCTGAATCGAGGAAATCAGCAGGTAACTACTGATAAAGCAAGGGACAAGCAGAAAGATTTGCAAGAAATGGAGTCTTCACTGAAGGAACTATTG GACCAATCTACATCTCGACTGCATGAGCTCAAGCGTCTTCATGAAGACAGGATAGACATATTAAGACACTTATCAAATCTGCAG AGCAATCTAAAGAATGTTAAGTCTATTTGTTCATCCAAAGCATATCTCTTGCTAAAAGATCAACTGGCTAAGGCTAGAGCAGATGTCGCCCAATATCAAGCTCTTTATGAGAAATTACAG GTTGAGAAAGAAAGTCTTTACTGGCGGGAAAAAGAAAGTCACATGAAAAGTGAATTAGCTGATGTTCTTCATCGAACTTCAGCAGTTGCTGATTCCAGGATTAGCGACTTGGAATTAGAGATACAGAgatacatcaaagaaaaagatctCATTGAAACCAAACTACAAGAAGCATCTAAAGAACCTG GTAGGAGGGAAATCATTGCAGAGTTTAAAGCGTTGGTTTCATCATTTCCTGAGAAAATGGGGAGCATGCAAAATCATTTAGCTAAACACAAGGAGTCTGCTGCAGACATCCATCGTTTGCGAGCCAATGTTAAATCCCTTACTGATGTTATTGGTCGCAAG GCTAAGGAGCTGGAGACTTTGAGTTCTAGATCGGCTCAGCAAAATTCTGAGGTCCAAAGACTGCAAGCTATG ATCAGTGATTTAAAGGTAACTGAAAAAGACTTGAAGCTTTTCCTGGAAATGTATGGGCACCAATTGGTGGATTCAAG GGAAATTAGTGAAGCTAGAAGTTCTGAGATCAAGGCATGGGCTCATGTTCAGGGCCTTAAGTCTTCTCTTGATGAACGCAATTTGGAGTTGCGAGTTAAAGTTGCAATTGAAGCTGAAGCAAAAGCTCAACAGAGATTAGCTGCCTCAGAAGCTGAGATTGCTGAGCTGCGACAGAAGTTAGAGGCCTCTAAAAG GGAAAAAGCAGGACTTTCTGATGTCCTAAAATCCAAACATGAAGAAACTGAGGCCTACCTGTCGGAGATAGAG ACTATTGGGCAGGCATATGATGATATGCAGACTCAGAACCAGCAGCTTTTGCAGCAAATCACCGAGAGAGATGACTATAATGTAAAG CTTGTTTTGGAGGGTGTGCGTGCAAGACAAACAGAAGATGCTTTGCTTATGGAGAAGCGTATGTTGGAGAAAGCCGTACAGCAGACCAAGAAAACTGTTGATTTTTACGATTACAAAGCTGGTAAAATTGAAGATCAG TTGAAAGGCTACTCAGATCACATGCAGAGACTTGCTGAAGATAGAGTCCAGAATGCTGCTGCCTTGGAAAACACCCAAAGAAGACTGTTAGATGTGAGGAAGTCTTCTCAACAACTGATGGGCATACTCGACGAGGCACAGTCTCAGGTCGAGGGGAGTCGGGGCAGTCTTGCTCAGCTGCAGATAGAACTAGAGAAAGAGAG GTTTGAGAGGAAAAGAGTAGAGGAAGACCTAGATACTCTGAGGAGGAAGGCTGAACAACTAAAATCACAAGCTGAGGGTTCCTCCGTAGCTGAAAAGCTTCGGCAGGAGCTCAAGGAATACAAGGAAATTCTGAAGTGCAGTGTCTGCCTTGATAGGAGAAAAGAG GTGGTTATCACGAAATGCTACCATCTCTTCTGCAGTCCTTGTGTACAAAGAGTTATTGAGACGCGTCACCGCAAGTGCCCAGTTTGTGCTGCAAGCTTTGGGGCTAATGACGTCAAACCCGTATACATCTGA
- the LOC105170699 gene encoding uncharacterized protein LOC105170699 isoform X3, with translation MIPFRIMDSRNSEMEESISPLMANRNAMRDDRPGIPQLFTSVPTLNDAASYLAETTSIFTRCFTDISIRPVSEDTDGQEMLSFVSGEARVLTDNRNASPSASVSSVSESIDTKYAAPVVHSAITRSTAGESSQNSDVLLQSNNTNQSGISIFQGLIERVRRTVRGSADDIGWLQQAVDMPPVEDGTGRFMEILDDIRHGLHWLPNTMVYLLVPGLFSNHGPLYFVNTKTSFLKMGLTCHIAKIHSEASVEKNAKEIKEYIEEIYWGSRKQVLLLGHSKGGVDAAAALSMYWDDLKDKVAGLALAQSPYGGSPIASDILREGQLGDYVNIRKLMEILICKVIKGDMQALEDLTYERRKDFLRKYHLPEELPVVSFHTEASISPAVLATLSRVAHAELPMFSPLSAGQPTTLPVVIPLGAAMAACAQLLQIRYGEKSDGLVTRRDAEVPGSVVVRPTRKLDHAWMVYSSLDDDPLEANASQVCEALLTLLVEVGHKKRHEITRKDE, from the exons ATG ATACCCTTTCGCATAATGGATTCTAGAAATTCCGAGATGGAAGAGTCCATCTCACCGCTTATG GCAAATAGGAATGCGATGAGGGACGATCGTCCTGGGATACCGCAATTGTTTACATCAGTGCCAACTCTCAATGATGCTGCTTCTTATCTCGCGGAAACGACGTCTATCTTCACTCGCTGCTTCACCGATATTTCGA TACGACCTGTATCTGAAGACACTGATGGGCAGGAAATGTTGTCATTTGTTTCTGGAGAAGCCAGAGTCTTGACTGATAACAGAAATGCATCGCCAAGTGCAAGTGTTTCATCTGTATCTGAATCAATTGATACCAAGTATGCTGCGCCGGTAGTCCATAGTGCAATAACCAGGAGCACAGCTGGAGAGTCTTCTCAAAATTCTGATGTGCTTTTGCAATCAAATAACACTAACCAGAGTGGCATTTCCATCTTTCAGGG CCTCATTGAAAGGGTGAGGAGGACTGTTCGAGGCTCTGCTGATGACATTGGATGGCTACAACAAGCAGTAGACATGCCACCCGTTGAAGATGGAACTGGAAGATTCATGGAAATACTTGATGATATAAG GCATGGTTTGCACTGGTTGCCGAACACAATGGTCTACTTGTTAGTACCAG GTCTTTTCAGCAACCATGGACCTCTTTATTTTGTGAACACAAAAACAAGTTTTTTGAAGATGGGCCTCACCTGTCATATAGCCAAAATTCACAGTGAG GCTTCAGTGGAGAAGAATGCCAAAGAGATAAAGGAATATatagaagaaatatattgGGGTTCCAGGAAACAAGTTTTGCTACTTGGCCATAGTAAAGGTGGAGTGGATGCCGCCGCCGCTTTATCCATGTATTGGGATGACCTGAAAGATAAGGTTGCTGGATTAGCATTAGCACAGAGTCCATATGGTGGTAGTCCAATTGCTTCAGATATCTTGCGTGAAGGTCAGCTTGGCGATTATGTTAATATCCGTAAGCTGATGGAAATCCTGATTTGTAAAGTGATAAAG GGTGACATGCAGGCTCTAGAAGATTTAACTTATGAGAGAAGGAAGGACTTCCTGAGAAAATACCATTTACCCGAGGAGCTCCCCGttgtttcttttcatactGAAGCGAGCATTTCTCCAGCTGTCTTGGCCACGTTATCCCGTGTTGCCCACGCAGAACTACCTATGTTTTCCCCTCTGTCTGCTGGCCAACCCACGACGCTTCCTGTTGTGATCCCTCTTGGTGCTGCAATGGCAGCCTGTGCGCAGCTGCTTCAAATTAGGTATGGTGAGAAGAGTGACGGGCTGGTAACTCGCCGTGATGCAGAGGTTCCAGGCTCAGTCGTGGTTCGGCCAACACGTAAGCTAGATCATGCTTGGATGGTTTATTCATCTTTAGATGATGATCCATTAGAGGCGAATGCTTCTCAAGTGTGTGAAGCTCTTCTGACCTTGCTTGTTGAGGTTGGGCACAAAAAGAGACATGAAATTACCAGGAAAGATGAGTGA